The Phycisphaeraceae bacterium genome segment GTTGTTCGAGGAATGAGCGTACGCGACGATCGGTGCCGGCGCGGAGCAGGTAGGCGATCGGCAGCTGCGGCCCGTGCGGCGTGTCCGCCGCCGCCAGAATCGGCGAGCAATCGTGCGGCGAGAGCATGCCGTGCGCGAACAGCCGCGCTTCCAGCACATCGAGCGGTTCGTTCGATCGCGCGGGGAAGTCCGGCTTGCCGACGCGAGGCAGGAAGACGCGAGCCAGCCAGGCGAAGCGCTGCACACGCGGCGACGAATCCGCCGTGGCGAGGTAGGCGTATTCGGCGGCTTCCTGAGCCGGCGCCCACGCCAGCGCCGCCCGCAGACCCGTGAAGCGCACGGCCTCATCCGCGCTCTGCGCCAGGGCGTCGAACACCGCCGCCACGCGAGGCGGGCTGGCGTCCAGCGGACAGGTCTCCATGCGCGTGGCGGCCTGATGCTGCGCGGCCATGTCGCCATGCAGGGCGTGGTGCTCCAGCTCGCGCAGGATCAGCGGCGCGGGCGTCGAATCCCACGACCAGCGGCCCGCGAGGGCCAGCCGCTCGGCGGCGTCGAGCACCGCGTCGTCGGCGGCGCGGTCCAGCAGGGCGAAGACCTCATCCAGCGACGCCAGGATGCGGGGCTGTTCGACCGGGGACATGAGCCGGTCCCACGCGGCCCGGCGCGCTTCCGCGTCATCGCTGGCGACCGCCCGGATTGCCTGCGCATCGAGCCATCGTGGCACGAGGAGCCACGCCGCAACGCCCCCGGAAATCAGGGCGAGCACTCCCGTGATGACCCAGCGCCGAAGCATCGATGGAGCGTACGCCGGTGGGACCGACCGCGCCCGGAGGCGGGGGAACGGAATACCCTGTGCGGGTTGTCGGTGCGTCGTCCGCACGCTCACCCGATCCTCGGTCCTCCATCCCTTCCACCGTGCCACCCGTTGAACTCGAACAGGATGAACGCGACCTGATCGACGCCCTCAAGCGGGGCGACGAGCAGGCGTTCGAGCAGCTGGTCCGCGACCACGCGGGGTATCTGCTGACGGTGGCGCGGCGGTTCATGCCCAACGAAGAGGACGCCCAGGACGCGGTGCAGGAGGCGTTTCTGGCCGCGTTCAAGTCGATCGGCAACTTCGAGGCGGCCAGCCGCCTGCGCACGTGGCTGCACCGGGTGGTGGTCAACGCCTGCCTGATGCGCCTGCG includes the following:
- a CDS encoding sigma-70 family RNA polymerase sigma factor, yielding MERTPVGPTAPGGGGTEYPVRVVGASSARSPDPRSSIPSTVPPVELEQDERDLIDALKRGDEQAFEQLVRDHAGYLLTVARRFMPNEEDAQDAVQEAFLAAFKSIGNFEAASRLRTWLHRVVVNACLMRLRSKSRRPERSIEDLLPRFDGEGHRHDLAPVWNLSPSEASDRAETRALIQQAIGELPEDYRTVLLLRDIEGLNTQAAAEVLNITPGAVKIRLHRARLALRELLDAHFRGEAA